From Peromyscus maniculatus bairdii isolate BWxNUB_F1_BW_parent chromosome 8, HU_Pman_BW_mat_3.1, whole genome shotgun sequence, a single genomic window includes:
- the Cenpx gene encoding centromere protein X isoform X2, giving the protein MRELVSRLLHLHFRDCKTKVSGDALQLMAELLRIFVIEAAVRGVWQAQSEDLDVVNVDQLEKVLPQLLLDF; this is encoded by the exons GAGCTGGTGAGCAGACTGCTGCATCTGCACTTCAGGGATTGCAAGACTAAAG TCAGTGGGGATGCACTGCAGCTCATGGCGGAGCTCCTGAGGATCTTCGTAATAG AAGCTGCTGTCCGTGGGGTGTGGCAGGCCCAGTCAGAGGACCTAGATGTTGTCAACGTGGATCAGCTGGAGAAGGTGCTTCCTCAGCTG CTGCTGGACTTCTAG
- the Cenpx gene encoding centromere protein X isoform X3, which produces MEEETSGFRKELVSRLLHLHFRDCKTKVSGDALQLMAELLRIFVIGDCCPWGVAGPVRGPRCCQRGSAGEGASSAAAGLLEIAPVSCQVSDEFTSALTSRTKFSSFQRMGRSRQLLPSLAIASGVLVRQVQGKVDQPAHSHSHPPPSPSL; this is translated from the exons GAGCTGGTGAGCAGACTGCTGCATCTGCACTTCAGGGATTGCAAGACTAAAG TCAGTGGGGATGCACTGCAGCTCATGGCGGAGCTCCTGAGGATCTTCGTAATAGGTGA CTGCTGTCCGTGGGGTGTGGCAGGCCCAGTCAGAGGACCTAGATGTTGTCAACGTGGATCAGCTGGAGAAGGTGCTTCCTCAGCTG CTGCTGGACTTCTAGAGATCGCACCTGTGTCCTGCCAAGTCTCGGATGAATTCACATCAGCACTGACATCCAGAACCAAGTTCTCCAGCTTCCAGAGGATGGGAAGATCCCGGCAGCTGTTACCCTCCCTAGCTATTGCCTCTGGGGTCCTTGTGAGACAGGTGCAGGGAAAGGTGGACCAGCCtgcccacagccacagccaccccccccccagcccttcaCTGTAA